A genomic region of Deltaproteobacteria bacterium contains the following coding sequences:
- the iorB gene encoding indolepyruvate ferredoxin oxidoreductase subunit beta: protein MIKELNVLISGVGGQGVILMSELLGNSAVKDGLRVRGSEVLGMAVRGGSVFSSIRMGSDVYGPLPPLGKCDILVALEPSEALRNITFLSKSSVVILNTAMVVPFTVSLGQSKYPPLEAMVEKLGKTSSKIIGLDATQLAREAGNLLTTNIVMMGALFGTEQLPIKIETVKESIEERFPAKVVPVNFKAFDLGYQACQEALQ, encoded by the coding sequence ATGATAAAAGAGCTTAATGTACTAATCTCCGGGGTTGGTGGACAAGGTGTAATCCTGATGTCAGAACTACTGGGAAATTCAGCAGTTAAGGATGGCCTGAGGGTTAGAGGCTCTGAGGTGCTGGGAATGGCAGTGAGAGGTGGTTCGGTATTCAGCAGCATCAGAATGGGAAGCGATGTATATGGTCCCCTCCCTCCCTTGGGAAAATGCGATATTCTGGTGGCATTGGAGCCATCAGAGGCATTAAGAAATATCACCTTTCTGTCCAAGTCGAGTGTGGTCATACTCAACACAGCCATGGTCGTCCCGTTTACCGTTTCCTTGGGGCAAAGCAAGTATCCCCCTCTGGAAGCAATGGTGGAAAAACTCGGTAAGACCTCAAGCAAAATAATTGGGCTGGATGCCACCCAACTTGCCAGGGAAGCAGGAAACCTGCTGACAACCAATATCGTGATGATGGGTGCATTATTTGGCACTGAGCAGCTTCCGATAAAGATAGAAACGGTGAAAGAATCCATCGAGGAGCGTTTCCCGGCCAAGGTGGTCCCGGTTAACTTTAAAGCCTTTGACCTCGGTTACCAGGCCTGCCAAGAGGCACTTCAATAA
- a CDS encoding ChbG/HpnK family deacetylase, which produces MPSSRFLIINADDLGISSEVNQGIRIAYEKGVITDSSLLIKGPYSKESIEMIKGVPSFRVGLHIDLDPLLGWESPGKERYPRQELLRMMNDPDFASRVGEEIDKQITAFLEEGLTPSHVDTHHHVHSFPQILLPLVEAMVRYEIKAIRFCRKGYYLMGRQDITLTPEVACWMEKLLQEKGIFYPHHFIDPTFPFSLKELPQGITELMVHPSTGGEPWRRKDFEMLMDPFFATTLGEEGIDLISFSELGVSLHYTVNRG; this is translated from the coding sequence ATGCCCTCATCCCGCTTTCTCATCATCAATGCCGATGATCTCGGCATCTCCTCTGAGGTCAACCAAGGGATACGTATCGCCTATGAAAAGGGGGTAATCACGGACTCGTCCCTGTTGATAAAAGGGCCTTACAGCAAAGAGTCCATAGAGATGATCAAGGGGGTTCCCTCCTTTCGGGTGGGCCTCCACATAGATCTAGACCCATTGCTGGGTTGGGAATCCCCTGGAAAAGAGAGATACCCCCGCCAGGAACTCCTTCGGATGATGAATGATCCCGATTTCGCCAGCAGGGTTGGGGAAGAAATTGATAAACAGATAACGGCCTTCCTCGAAGAAGGGCTGACGCCCTCTCATGTTGACACTCATCATCACGTCCATAGCTTCCCACAAATCCTCCTTCCTCTTGTCGAGGCAATGGTGAGGTATGAAATTAAGGCCATTCGCTTTTGCCGAAAAGGCTATTACCTCATGGGAAGACAGGACATAACATTAACTCCGGAGGTGGCCTGCTGGATGGAAAAACTGCTCCAAGAAAAAGGAATCTTCTATCCCCATCACTTTATTGATCCCACATTCCCCTTTTCCCTAAAGGAGCTCCCCCAGGGGATCACGGAGTTGATGGTGCATCCCAGTACAGGAGGGGAACCATGGAGGAGGAAGGACTTCGAGATGCTCATGGACCCCTTCTTTGCGACCACCTTGGGGGAAGAAGGCATTGATCTCATAAGTTTCTCAGAGTTGGGGGTCTCTCTTCATTACACAGTTAATAGAGGCTAG